One Nostoc punctiforme PCC 73102 DNA window includes the following coding sequences:
- a CDS encoding cytochrome P450: MQLPNILKSPSLLQKLHWVSDPIGYMENAAQEYPDIFTGKIVGFGDTVVFVNHPQAIQEILTNDRKKFTAVGELNGILKPLLGDNSVLMLESDRHKRQRQLVTPSFHGERMQAYGQLICNVSKKIFNQLPLNKPFVARNLTKEISLQVILQSIFGFYEGEKIQKLRQLLPLLLELFESPLSSSLFLFSFLQQDLGAWSPWGNFLRVREKIDQFLYTEIAECQQQADPERIDILSLLISCRDEAGQPMTDQELRDQLITLILAGYDTTATAMAWGLYWIHKQPLVCEKLLQELDTLGDSPDPMSISRLPYLTAVCNETLRIHPVTMFSFPRVVQEPLELLGHSLEPGTILLPSIYLTHHRENLYPQSKQFKPERFIERQFSPYEFLPFGGGVRRCMGEALALFEIKLALATIVSHYHLALVDQRPEQPQRRGFNLAPGSGVKMVMTDQRARKESLINMTTTPLS; the protein is encoded by the coding sequence ATGCAACTACCTAATATTCTCAAAAGTCCTTCTTTACTACAAAAGCTTCATTGGGTTAGTGACCCTATAGGCTATATGGAAAATGCAGCCCAGGAATATCCTGATATTTTTACTGGAAAGATAGTCGGGTTTGGGGATACAGTGGTCTTTGTGAACCACCCCCAAGCAATTCAGGAAATTTTAACTAACGATCGCAAAAAGTTTACAGCTGTCGGCGAACTCAACGGAATTTTAAAGCCTCTTTTGGGGGATAATTCAGTCCTGATGCTAGAGAGCGATCGCCACAAACGCCAACGACAACTCGTGACACCCTCTTTTCATGGAGAGCGGATGCAAGCTTATGGTCAGTTAATCTGTAATGTGTCTAAAAAAATCTTTAACCAGTTACCACTAAATAAGCCCTTTGTAGCTCGTAATCTAACAAAAGAGATATCTCTGCAAGTCATTTTACAGTCTATCTTTGGCTTTTATGAGGGAGAAAAAATTCAAAAACTTAGGCAACTATTGCCATTGTTGTTAGAGCTTTTTGAGTCACCTCTTAGTTCTAGTTTATTCCTTTTCTCATTCTTGCAACAGGATTTAGGAGCTTGGAGTCCTTGGGGAAATTTCTTGCGCGTTCGAGAGAAAATTGATCAATTTCTCTACACTGAAATTGCCGAGTGTCAACAACAAGCCGATCCAGAACGCATCGATATTCTCTCTTTACTAATATCATGTCGGGATGAAGCAGGCCAACCGATGACAGATCAGGAGTTGCGCGATCAGTTAATAACCCTTATACTTGCTGGCTACGATACTACTGCAACAGCAATGGCTTGGGGATTGTACTGGATTCACAAACAGCCTTTAGTCTGTGAAAAACTGCTTCAAGAACTGGATACTCTCGGTGATTCCCCAGATCCTATGAGCATTTCCCGACTACCATATCTTACAGCTGTCTGTAATGAAACCTTGCGAATTCACCCCGTCACGATGTTTTCGTTTCCCAGGGTAGTGCAAGAACCCCTGGAATTATTGGGACATTCTTTAGAGCCTGGAACTATACTGCTTCCCAGTATTTATCTTACTCATCATCGCGAGAATTTATATCCCCAATCTAAGCAATTTAAACCAGAACGCTTTATTGAACGTCAATTTTCTCCCTATGAATTCCTGCCCTTTGGCGGTGGTGTCCGTCGTTGTATGGGCGAGGCTTTGGCTCTATTTGAAATAAAGCTAGCATTAGCAACCATTGTGTCACACTATCACTTGGCGCTAGTTGATCAGCGGCCAGAGCAACCTCAGCGTAGAGGTTTTAACCTTGCCCCAGGCAGTGGAGTCAAGATGGTAATGACCGACCAACGTGCGCGTAAAGAATCTTTAATTAATATGACAACTACACCCCTATCCTAG
- a CDS encoding germacrene-A synthase: MNQLLCPGLYCPFPSQTNKYVDVLEEYSLEWVLRFNLLANESAYKRFCKSKFFFLAASAYPDSKFEELKITHDWLSWVFIWDDQCDLSELKKQPEVLNNFHQRYLEILNGAELTSQDTLFSHALIDLRKRTLQRASIKWFNYFISYLEDYFYGCVQEATNRAKGIVPDLDTYIMIRRSSVGVYAVLALSEFCNQFIIPDVLRNHHLVKKLELITTDIIAWSNDIFSASREIASGDVHNLIFVLHYHKKISLEKAIEQVVKIHNEEVHSLIKVESSLSFFSEELDVEITKYISGMHSWIRGNLDWCYESYRYHNLERLELTEFK, encoded by the coding sequence ATGAATCAATTACTTTGCCCTGGTTTGTACTGTCCATTTCCATCTCAGACTAATAAGTATGTCGATGTTTTAGAAGAGTACTCTCTTGAATGGGTACTTCGCTTCAACCTCCTGGCTAATGAATCAGCTTATAAGCGTTTTTGCAAGTCCAAATTCTTTTTCTTAGCTGCATCTGCTTACCCTGATAGCAAGTTTGAAGAATTGAAGATTACACATGACTGGTTGAGTTGGGTGTTTATTTGGGATGACCAATGCGATCTATCAGAGTTAAAAAAGCAACCTGAAGTATTAAATAATTTTCACCAAAGATATTTAGAAATACTTAACGGTGCAGAACTTACAAGCCAGGATACACTATTCAGTCATGCATTAATTGACTTACGAAAACGAACTCTCCAAAGAGCTAGTATAAAATGGTTCAATTACTTCATCAGCTACTTGGAAGACTACTTTTATGGGTGTGTTCAGGAAGCAACCAACCGCGCAAAGGGAATTGTACCCGATCTAGACACTTATATTATGATACGAAGGTCAAGTGTAGGTGTTTATGCTGTTCTCGCATTGTCTGAGTTTTGTAATCAGTTCATCATTCCCGATGTTTTAAGAAATCATCACCTTGTCAAAAAGCTGGAACTAATTACAACTGACATTATTGCCTGGTCTAACGATATCTTTTCAGCATCCAGAGAAATAGCTAGTGGTGATGTTCACAATTTAATATTTGTACTGCATTATCATAAAAAAATCTCTTTAGAAAAAGCAATAGAACAAGTGGTAAAAATTCATAATGAGGAAGTACATTCTTTGATAAAAGTAGAATCATCTCTTTCATTTTTTTCAGAAGAATTAGATGTTGAAATTACAAAATATATATCAGGGATGCATAGTTGGATTCGTGGTAATCTCGATTGGTGTTACGAGTCTTATCGCTATCATAATTTAGAAAGGCTAGAGCTAACAGAGTTCAAATAA
- a CDS encoding ATP-binding sensor histidine kinase encodes MLVVLDTLYSFPGYHITEQIYSGSKTLVYRGIREQDQKPVVLKLMRNEYPTFAEIAQFRNQYIITKNLDIPGILKTYSLESYRNSYILVMEDFGGISLQDWRIENKENKENYLSLNEFFNIAIKIASTLEGLHRDRIIHKDIKPANILINPTTDEVKIIDFSIATLLPREIQFLTNPNILEGTLAYISPEQTGRMNRGIDYRTDFYSLGITFFQLLTGQLPFTTKDPMELVYSHIAKQPLKASRINSKIPAILSEIINKLMAKNAEDRYQSALGLKHDLEVCQKQWQETGNIAPFEVGMRDISDRFVIPEKLYGRQGEVETLLAAFKRVTEGAIEMILVAGFSGIGKTAVVNEVHKPIVRQRSYFIKGKFDQFQRDIPLSGLVQAFRDLIGQLLSETDAQIQQWKAKILRELGTQTQVIIDVIPELEQIVGKQAPVTDLSGSAAQNRFNLLFQKFIQIFTTKEHPLVIFIDDLQWADTASLKIIQLLMCESISSSLAENAEHTHESQGGLLLIGSYRDNEVFKVDPLYLTLQEIEKAGAAINTITLSPLNQGDLNHLIADTLHCAEVVAVPLTQMVFAKTKGNPFFSVQFLKSLHDDGLIILNFDVGHWQYDISKVKELALTDDVVEFIALQIGKLPIYTQKVLKLAACIGNQFDLKSLAIVNEKSVVDTASDLWQALLDGLILPQTENYNIFAKENTNQEFIVHGIESIEFSSSNLQLPKYKFVHDRVQQAAYSLIPEEQKKPIHLKIGLLLLNNIPVAEQEEKIFELVNQFNIAVEFISPQAKRDELAQMNLIAGRKALASTAYPTALKYLTTGIQLLADDSWETKHYLTLALYETATEAAYLAGNFEQMEQLAEVVLVRKPLLEKVKVYEVKIQAYGAQNQALEAVNTALTFLKLLGVEFPEHPSQSDIQLAMAELTSNLNERLIGDLINLPEMIEAQPLAIMRILSTATPITYAVAPKLFPLIVLKQIELSLKYGNAPLSAFGYSNYGLILSGLVGDIESGYQFGKLSGSLVDKLNAKDVKAKIMLGFNTTIRHWKEHTRQVLKPLMEGYYAALEIGDLEYAAYYLHSYSYSSYFIGKELIGLEREIENYSNVVRQINQKTVFNWIKIHQQSVLNLLGNAVNPCYLMGEAYNEKKMLPFYIDTNDIMGIFYLYVSKLHLCYLFQEYPLALENATLAEKYLQGGIGQQVTPIFYLYDSLARLAAYPDASDYEQNLILNKVQANQQKMECWAHHAPMNYLHKYYIVEAEKYRISGQYLEAMEFYDRAIFLTKEHEYIHEEALAQELAAKFYLEWGKHKISQTYLTDAYYSYVRWGALAKVDDLAKRYPQLLAPIFQQEKVSIKSSQESVSLNNTSISSLSTLSNQQTVIGSKTSISDSLDLAAFIKASQALSGEIELERLLSTLMEVVMENAGASKCALILSEGDNLALTVTAVCSSSNFEYTYTEFPSTSLESSYDVPITLINYVKRSREILVIDDTTSVSFLASDNYIISEEPKSLLSIPLVNQGKLIGILYLENHLTTGAFTRDRVEVLKLLTTQAAISLENAILYKNLAKAKESLEEYNHTLEEKVQERTQELNDKNNCLQETLQELQRTQIQLIQSEKMSSLGQMVAGIAHEINNPINFIHGNINHAGEYVQDLLDLLVVYQQEYPHSSPLVEEKYEEIDIDFLSEDLPKILDSMKVGSSRIRNIVLSLRNFSRLDESEMKPVDIHEGIDNSLMILQHRLKENSNFPEIEVIKQYGKLPEVICYPGQLNQVFMNILSNAIDALEDSLSSASDFVGKIHIFTELTDSNTAIIRITDNGFGMTKAVQQKIFDPFFTTKAVGSGTGLGLSISYQIIVDKHKGRLTCDSTLGKGTEFVIEIPMQQSDI; translated from the coding sequence ATGTTAGTAGTATTAGATACATTATATTCGTTTCCAGGCTATCACATCACCGAGCAAATATACTCAGGTAGTAAAACTCTAGTTTATCGGGGCATTAGAGAACAAGACCAAAAACCAGTCGTTCTCAAATTAATGCGGAATGAATATCCTACGTTCGCGGAAATCGCTCAGTTCCGCAATCAATATATCATCACCAAAAACCTCGATATTCCTGGCATACTCAAAACCTATAGCTTAGAAAGCTACCGTAACAGCTACATCTTAGTGATGGAAGATTTTGGTGGTATTTCCCTGCAAGATTGGCGAATAGAGAATAAGGAAAATAAGGAAAACTATCTTTCTCTCAATGAGTTTTTCAATATTGCTATTAAAATTGCTTCTACCCTTGAGGGGCTACATCGCGATCGCATCATTCACAAAGATATCAAGCCTGCCAACATCCTAATAAACCCTACCACAGATGAAGTAAAAATCATCGACTTTAGTATTGCCACCCTCCTACCAAGAGAAATTCAATTTCTCACGAATCCCAACATCTTAGAAGGTACTCTGGCTTACATTTCTCCAGAACAAACTGGAAGGATGAACCGGGGTATCGACTATCGCACTGATTTTTATTCCCTTGGTATTACCTTCTTTCAACTCCTCACCGGACAGTTACCCTTCACTACTAAAGATCCGATGGAGTTAGTTTACTCTCATATCGCCAAACAACCGCTAAAAGCCAGCCGCATTAATTCTAAGATTCCAGCAATTTTGTCTGAAATTATCAATAAGCTGATGGCGAAAAACGCCGAAGACCGCTATCAGAGTGCTTTGGGGTTAAAGCATGACTTAGAGGTGTGCCAAAAGCAGTGGCAAGAAACAGGAAATATTGCACCCTTTGAAGTAGGAATGAGGGACATCTCAGACCGTTTCGTAATCCCTGAAAAACTCTATGGTCGTCAAGGTGAAGTTGAAACCCTACTCGCTGCTTTTAAGCGTGTAACTGAAGGGGCAATAGAAATGATATTAGTTGCAGGTTTCTCTGGCATTGGCAAAACTGCTGTGGTCAATGAAGTTCACAAACCTATTGTGCGACAGCGTAGTTACTTCATCAAAGGAAAATTTGACCAGTTTCAACGTGACATTCCCTTATCAGGATTGGTGCAAGCTTTTAGAGATTTAATCGGGCAACTACTCTCAGAAACTGATGCCCAAATTCAACAATGGAAAGCCAAAATCCTGCGGGAATTGGGTACACAGACTCAGGTAATTATCGATGTAATCCCTGAACTCGAACAAATTGTTGGTAAGCAAGCTCCGGTTACAGACCTCTCTGGCAGTGCTGCTCAAAATCGTTTCAATTTATTGTTTCAAAAATTTATTCAAATCTTTACAACTAAAGAACATCCCCTAGTTATCTTTATTGATGACTTGCAATGGGCAGATACAGCATCTTTAAAAATAATTCAGTTACTAATGTGTGAGAGTATTTCATCTTCTTTGGCAGAAAATGCAGAACACACACATGAGAGTCAGGGAGGTTTATTGTTAATTGGTTCTTATCGAGACAATGAAGTTTTCAAAGTAGATCCGCTTTATTTAACACTACAGGAAATTGAAAAAGCCGGAGCAGCTATTAATACAATTACCTTATCACCTTTAAATCAGGGTGATTTAAATCATCTCATTGCTGATACTCTGCATTGTGCTGAAGTAGTCGCAGTTCCGCTCACCCAGATGGTGTTTGCCAAAACCAAAGGCAACCCATTCTTTTCCGTCCAATTCCTCAAGTCTTTACACGATGATGGGCTAATTATATTAAACTTTGATGTTGGTCATTGGCAGTATGATATTTCCAAAGTTAAAGAGTTAGCTCTCACAGATGATGTAGTAGAATTTATTGCCCTACAAATAGGAAAATTGCCAATATATACCCAAAAGGTTCTGAAACTAGCGGCTTGTATTGGTAATCAATTTGACTTAAAGAGTCTAGCGATCGTCAACGAAAAATCTGTAGTAGATACAGCCTCGGATTTGTGGCAAGCCTTACTTGATGGACTAATTTTACCACAGACTGAAAATTACAATATCTTTGCGAAAGAAAATACTAATCAAGAATTCATTGTTCATGGAATAGAATCTATAGAATTTTCCAGTTCTAACTTACAGCTACCTAAATATAAATTCGTACACGATCGGGTGCAGCAAGCAGCTTATTCTTTGATTCCTGAAGAACAAAAAAAGCCAATTCACTTAAAAATTGGGCTACTGTTATTAAACAATATTCCAGTTGCAGAACAGGAAGAAAAGATTTTTGAGCTTGTCAATCAGTTTAATATTGCAGTGGAATTCATCTCCCCTCAAGCTAAACGAGATGAACTAGCCCAGATGAATCTAATTGCTGGACGTAAAGCTTTAGCATCAACAGCCTATCCTACAGCCCTTAAGTATTTAACTACTGGTATCCAACTGCTGGCAGATGATAGTTGGGAGACGAAACATTATCTTACCCTGGCTTTATATGAGACTGCGACAGAAGCAGCATATTTAGCTGGCAACTTTGAACAGATGGAACAATTAGCAGAGGTAGTGTTGGTACGTAAACCACTACTAGAAAAAGTAAAAGTTTATGAAGTCAAAATTCAGGCTTATGGGGCGCAGAACCAAGCACTGGAGGCCGTAAATACTGCCCTAACCTTTTTGAAACTTTTGGGAGTGGAGTTTCCTGAACATCCAAGCCAGTCTGATATTCAGTTAGCAATGGCAGAATTAACGTCAAATCTCAATGAAAGACTCATTGGGGACTTAATTAATCTGCCGGAAATGATCGAAGCTCAACCTCTGGCAATAATGCGTATACTATCAACTGCAACCCCTATTACCTATGCAGTTGCTCCTAAACTTTTTCCGCTAATTGTTCTGAAACAAATCGAGTTATCGCTCAAATATGGTAATGCTCCTTTATCTGCCTTTGGCTATAGTAATTACGGGTTAATACTGAGCGGACTAGTCGGAGATATTGAGTCTGGTTATCAATTTGGCAAACTATCTGGGAGTCTAGTGGATAAGCTGAATGCTAAAGATGTTAAAGCTAAAATTATGCTGGGATTTAACACAACCATTCGGCATTGGAAAGAACATACTAGACAAGTATTAAAACCTTTAATGGAAGGTTACTATGCCGCACTAGAAATAGGAGATTTAGAATATGCAGCTTATTATCTTCACTCTTATTCCTACTCTTCATATTTTATTGGTAAAGAACTCATAGGGTTAGAAAGGGAGATAGAAAATTACAGCAATGTTGTCAGGCAAATCAACCAAAAAACAGTATTTAACTGGATTAAAATCCACCAACAGAGTGTCTTGAATTTACTGGGAAATGCAGTGAATCCCTGTTATTTAATGGGTGAAGCTTACAACGAGAAAAAAATGTTGCCGTTTTACATTGACACCAATGATATAATGGGTATTTTCTATTTATATGTAAGTAAACTACATCTCTGTTACCTATTTCAGGAATATCCTTTAGCCTTGGAAAATGCTACTTTAGCAGAAAAGTATTTACAAGGTGGAATAGGACAGCAAGTAACTCCTATTTTCTACTTATATGATTCACTAGCACGACTGGCTGCATACCCTGATGCATCGGATTATGAGCAAAATTTAATTCTGAATAAGGTTCAAGCAAATCAGCAAAAAATGGAGTGTTGGGCACATCATGCTCCAATGAATTATTTACATAAATATTATATTGTAGAGGCCGAAAAGTATCGGATTAGTGGTCAATATCTTGAAGCAATGGAATTTTATGATCGCGCGATCTTCCTTACCAAAGAACATGAGTATATTCATGAAGAAGCACTCGCTCAAGAGCTTGCCGCAAAATTTTATCTCGAATGGGGTAAACATAAAATTTCCCAAACCTATCTAACAGATGCTTATTATAGCTACGTTCGCTGGGGAGCGTTAGCCAAAGTTGATGATTTGGCAAAACGCTATCCTCAATTACTTGCTCCTATATTCCAGCAAGAAAAAGTAAGTATCAAGTCCAGCCAGGAAAGCGTTTCTTTGAATAACACATCTATATCATCTTTATCTACTCTGAGTAATCAGCAAACTGTTATTGGCTCTAAGACAAGTATTTCTGATTCTCTGGATTTAGCCGCATTCATTAAAGCATCTCAAGCGCTCTCTGGAGAAATCGAGCTTGAACGACTACTTTCTACTTTGATGGAAGTTGTTATGGAGAATGCAGGAGCCTCTAAATGCGCTTTAATTTTGAGCGAAGGTGATAACTTAGCATTAACTGTCACAGCTGTTTGTTCAAGTTCAAATTTTGAGTATACCTACACTGAATTTCCATCAACTTCCCTTGAGTCGAGCTACGATGTTCCCATTACTTTGATTAACTACGTTAAACGCTCCAGAGAGATACTGGTAATTGATGATACAACATCTGTTTCTTTTCTAGCAAGCGATAACTACATTATTAGTGAAGAACCTAAGAGTTTGTTGTCTATACCTCTTGTAAATCAAGGTAAATTGATTGGGATTCTTTACCTAGAAAATCATCTGACAACAGGAGCCTTTACCCGCGATCGTGTAGAAGTACTTAAACTCCTCACCACTCAAGCAGCAATATCCCTAGAGAATGCTATCCTCTACAAAAATTTGGCCAAAGCTAAAGAAAGCTTGGAGGAATATAACCATACTTTAGAAGAAAAAGTCCAGGAAAGAACGCAGGAACTCAACGATAAAAATAACTGTTTACAAGAGACTTTACAGGAACTACAGCGTACCCAAATTCAATTGATTCAAAGTGAAAAAATGTCTTCTCTAGGACAAATGGTTGCGGGCATTGCTCATGAAATAAATAATCCTATTAACTTTATTCATGGCAATATTAATCATGCGGGTGAGTATGTCCAAGACTTGCTTGATTTGCTAGTTGTTTATCAGCAGGAATATCCCCATTCTTCGCCTTTAGTTGAGGAGAAATATGAGGAGATTGATATAGATTTTCTATCAGAAGACTTGCCAAAGATTCTAGATTCAATGAAAGTGGGTAGTTCGCGTATCCGAAATATCGTTTTGAGCTTACGTAATTTTTCTCGCCTAGATGAATCTGAGATGAAGCCTGTAGATATTCATGAGGGAATAGACAACAGCTTAATGATTTTACAACACCGACTTAAAGAAAATAGCAATTTTCCTGAAATTGAAGTCATCAAACAATACGGAAAATTACCGGAAGTTATTTGTTACCCCGGTCAGCTGAATCAGGTGTTTATGAATATCCTGAGTAATGCAATCGATGCTTTAGAAGATTCATTATCATCGGCTTCTGATTTTGTAGGAAAAATCCACATCTTTACTGAACTAACAGATTCTAATACGGCGATAATTCGAATTACCGATAATGGTTTTGGGATGACAAAAGCGGTGCAGCAGAAAATATTTGACCCATTTTTTACTACCAAGGCGGTAGGAAGTGGCACAGGCTTAGGGTTGTCCATTAGCTATCAGATTATTGTGGACAAACACAAGGGTCGTTTAACCTGCGACTCTACATTAGGAAAGGGAACTGAGTTTGTGATTGAGATCCCGATGCAACAGTCAGATATCTAG
- a CDS encoding response regulator gives MASNKILVIDDTTVVRVKVREMLPPGNFEVLEAKDGLEGLNFILQEKLSLIMLDFLLPKMSGWEVFQKVQADPELRKIPLVIMSGRKEEVTEKITEPFEYFEFLGKPFDQKQLINAIKLAMTKAKLPRPELVAVGAGVAVKNSTVATSSVATATLATPTVASSAMPTAASNATPTAGGVSEAEINALNEKIVKMQAEIDGLKKQLTQVVTFIKQKIK, from the coding sequence GTGGCAAGCAACAAGATTTTAGTTATCGATGACACTACAGTTGTCAGGGTAAAAGTACGAGAAATGTTGCCTCCGGGCAATTTTGAGGTACTGGAAGCAAAAGACGGTTTAGAAGGACTAAATTTTATTCTTCAGGAAAAACTCAGCCTGATTATGCTGGATTTCCTGCTGCCTAAAATGAGTGGCTGGGAAGTTTTCCAGAAAGTCCAAGCCGATCCGGAATTAAGGAAAATTCCTTTGGTGATCATGTCTGGTCGCAAGGAAGAGGTAACTGAGAAAATCACAGAACCCTTTGAATACTTTGAATTTCTGGGCAAGCCTTTCGATCAGAAGCAACTAATTAACGCAATTAAGTTAGCTATGACTAAGGCGAAACTGCCGCGCCCAGAATTAGTAGCAGTCGGAGCAGGGGTTGCTGTTAAAAATAGCACAGTTGCAACTTCTAGTGTTGCAACTGCTACGTTAGCAACTCCTACTGTTGCCAGTAGTGCGATGCCTACGGCGGCAAGCAACGCAACCCCTACTGCCGGAGGAGTCTCGGAGGCAGAAATTAATGCGTTGAACGAGAAAATTGTCAAAATGCAGGCTGAAATCGATGGCTTGAAGAAACAGCTAACTCAAGTTGTTACCTTTATTAAACAAAAAATCAAGTAG
- a CDS encoding response regulator: MNYKPYLQMLNLPEDSLILVVDDTTTNLGIVFDILTNVGFKVVTENDGSRALKQAEEQLPDLILLDVMMPGIDGFETCKRLKENSATYDIPVIFMTANSDTNSKVRGLNIGAVDYITKPFNEEELLARIKTHLQLRNLTKTLEKRVAERTAALSKALKDLQESQLQLVQTEKMSALGQLVAGVAHEINNPVSFIHGNLGHASVYFQDIANIINLYQQYYPNPVPEIQEEIAGIDLKYMLSDLPNLISSMKEGVQRIRNISTSLRTFSRADSDRKVSCNIHDGIDSTIMILKHRLKASENRPDIQIIRDYENLPDLECFIGQLNQVFMNLLANAIDSLEESNIGRTYIEIEANPNQIFIQTTLNENNNYILIRIKDNGVGMSADVQQKIFDYLFTTKPVGQGTGLGLSIAHQIVVEKHGGTLEVNSELEHGSEFIIKLPIY, encoded by the coding sequence ATGAATTATAAGCCATATCTACAAATGCTTAACCTCCCAGAAGATAGTTTAATTTTAGTGGTGGATGATACCACTACAAATTTAGGAATTGTCTTTGACATATTAACTAATGTTGGTTTTAAAGTTGTTACAGAAAATGATGGCAGTAGGGCACTTAAGCAGGCTGAAGAGCAATTACCTGATTTAATTTTATTAGATGTAATGATGCCGGGAATAGATGGATTTGAAACTTGTAAAAGACTGAAAGAAAATTCAGCTACTTATGATATTCCAGTAATTTTTATGACAGCTAACTCTGATACTAATAGTAAAGTTAGGGGTCTAAATATAGGGGCGGTTGATTATATTACTAAACCTTTTAATGAAGAAGAGTTACTAGCTAGAATTAAAACCCATCTACAATTACGAAATCTTACAAAAACTTTAGAGAAACGAGTTGCAGAAAGGACAGCAGCGTTGTCTAAGGCATTAAAAGACCTACAAGAGTCTCAACTTCAGCTTGTGCAGACAGAAAAAATGTCTGCTCTTGGCCAATTAGTAGCAGGAGTTGCTCATGAAATTAATAATCCAGTTAGTTTCATTCATGGAAATCTCGGACATGCTTCAGTATATTTTCAAGACATAGCTAATATTATTAATCTCTATCAGCAGTACTATCCAAATCCGGTACCAGAAATTCAAGAGGAAATTGCAGGGATAGATTTGAAGTATATGCTTTCCGATTTACCTAACTTAATTTCTTCAATGAAAGAGGGTGTTCAGCGCATTCGTAATATTAGTACTAGTCTGAGAACTTTTTCTCGTGCAGATAGCGATCGCAAAGTTTCTTGCAACATTCATGATGGCATCGACAGTACAATCATGATTCTCAAACACCGTTTAAAAGCATCCGAGAATCGACCTGATATTCAAATAATTAGAGATTATGAGAATTTACCAGATTTAGAATGCTTTATCGGACAGCTTAATCAGGTATTTATGAATTTATTAGCTAATGCTATTGATTCTTTAGAGGAGTCTAATATAGGACGAACTTATATTGAAATTGAAGCAAATCCTAATCAAATTTTTATTCAGACTACTCTCAATGAAAACAATAATTATATTCTAATTCGGATTAAAGATAATGGGGTGGGAATGTCGGCTGATGTCCAGCAAAAAATCTTCGACTATTTATTTACCACTAAGCCTGTTGGTCAAGGTACAGGATTAGGATTATCAATTGCTCATCAAATTGTTGTCGAAAAACATGGAGGAACTCTGGAGGTAAATTCAGAACTTGAACACGGTTCAGAATTTATCATTAAACTCCCTATTTACTAA
- the lipA gene encoding lipoyl synthase codes for MISSQQAELKSEIAAMPSWLRRPIGKASEISTVQRIIKQRQIHTICEEGRCPNRGECYAQKTATFLLMGPTCTRSCAFCQVDKGHAPMPLDLEEPQKVAQAVQLLGLRYVVLTSVARDDLPDQGAGHFVETIATIRQLNPETQIEVLTPDFWGGAGVGESGQRQRIAMIVKAKPACFNHNIETVRRLTGPVRRGAKYDRSLLVLAMVKEIDSTIPTKSGLMLGHGETLDEVVEAMADLRAVGCDRLTIGQYMRPSLEHLPVQKYWTPEEFDQLGRLAWEMGFNHVRSGPLVRSSYHAGEEGVGNEE; via the coding sequence ATGATTTCGTCACAACAAGCCGAACTAAAGTCTGAAATTGCGGCAATGCCTAGCTGGTTACGTCGCCCTATCGGTAAAGCCAGTGAAATCTCTACCGTACAACGCATTATTAAGCAGCGCCAAATCCACACAATTTGCGAAGAAGGTCGCTGTCCCAACCGGGGAGAGTGCTATGCCCAAAAAACTGCAACTTTCTTGCTAATGGGGCCTACTTGCACACGCTCTTGTGCTTTTTGTCAAGTAGATAAAGGTCATGCACCCATGCCTCTTGATTTAGAGGAACCCCAAAAGGTTGCACAGGCAGTACAGCTTTTAGGATTGCGTTATGTAGTGCTGACTTCTGTCGCCCGTGATGACTTGCCCGATCAGGGCGCAGGTCACTTTGTGGAGACGATCGCTACTATCCGCCAGTTGAATCCAGAGACTCAAATTGAGGTGCTGACCCCAGATTTTTGGGGCGGTGCAGGTGTAGGAGAATCAGGTCAACGCCAACGGATAGCGATGATTGTAAAAGCCAAACCAGCTTGTTTCAATCACAATATCGAGACAGTGCGGCGGTTAACTGGGCCAGTGCGCCGGGGAGCCAAATACGATCGCTCGCTTTTGGTACTTGCTATGGTTAAAGAAATCGATTCGACAATTCCTACCAAATCAGGTTTGATGCTGGGACATGGCGAAACACTTGATGAAGTCGTCGAAGCAATGGCTGATTTAAGGGCTGTGGGGTGCGATCGCTTGACTATCGGGCAGTATATGCGTCCTTCTTTAGAACATCTCCCAGTCCAAAAATATTGGACTCCAGAGGAATTCGATCAACTCGGCAGATTAGCATGGGAAATGGGATTCAACCATGTCCGTTCTGGGCCTCTGGTTCGCAGTTCCTATCATGCTGGAGAAGAGGGAGTGGGAAATGAGGAGTAG